The DNA sequence TGATTCTTGATACTGTAGACTAGCAAATAAGTGAATTTTGGAGAGATTACAACTTGATTATTGTGCATGTGACTCTTTCTGTTGCTTGGTTTCTTGGTTTGATGAATTAACAGGTTATCTCTCtctgtatatgtatattcacTGTAATGTAAGTGCCTTCCAGCTGCTCTCTTTTACTTCTAGTTCAGCTGGAGTTTAGTAATCTTCTTAAATCATTAGTAGCTTGTGATCGATCAGCagtatttcttttcttaagtGCATCTGGAGAGCTCTCTTGGTTATTAAGTATTTCTGCTCTGTTGCTTATGTCTGCATCTAGAAAACTTTCATGGTTGTGAAGTATTTTTGCTTTGTTTCTTATGCCCCTGCATCTTGGTAGTTTGTTGTTTATGGAGTATTATTGCTATTTTGCTTATGCCCCCTTTAACTGGAGAACTCTATGAGCTATGGTTTAAGTAACAGGTTGCACCTGTGGAACCCGAATGATTAGCTATCTTCTTTTGTCATATTCAAGTTGCTTTCACAATCCTGTCTTAATGCATATTATAGGATGTGGAGgcaatatttgattttctttgcCCATAACACATATAGCATACAATTATAAACTGGAATCAACTTATTcgaaaaatcatttttcagtGCCATGTGTCACaagcattttattttgattgtatctATACTCGTTTCTTGTAAGATTGAGGGCCTCAGCTTGAATTTGGTTTGTCAATTTTGTGCAAACTAAAGTAATCTCTTATTCTTAAGAGTTGTGTGGAAATCAAAAGGTTAAGCAGAAAATTTAAACACTCAACTGAAACACACATTGGCTGCTACAATAATGCATTTTGACAACATTTAAAGCCTAATGGTAATCGTTGTATCTATGGTTTCCTCTCGACTTGTTTTTCTACCAGAAAGGTGATCCTTGTTCCTTTCCATCCTactttgttgattttttctcCCACgtttgaaaatcaagaaaatgttgAACCATTGTTTTTACAATTTGTAAACTTCAAAACCTAAAACCCTGCTGTGATTCTGTGAAGTGTCCTCGTTATCACCATTATAATTTGGAAGAAACAGGAATGTGTATGTTTTAAGGCTCCTAGGAATATGAGGATGCATGTGTAGAGTTGAATGCCAATCGGAAGAACaaaacttctttctttttgtagaTTTGCTCGTGGTTTATTCATTTTGTGGGGTTCTTTTCATGGGTTTGctttacaattttttgatgccatttatttatcattttgtatGGATGTACAGAAAATGATGTTGTCATGTTCCTTGACATCTTTACTTTTGCAGGTGTATCGTAGAAAAATTTGTTAGAAATTCTTTACCATACAAtcataaactatttatttgtGATCTTTGATAATGGAACACTATGCCAAAATATAGGATGGTTGTCTACATgccacttttgattttttttaaagggatTTGAGAACTCTTTCTTTAATATGATGTCTCAAATTTGAGAAATGTTTTTTGAAGCAACATGCAGTTTTGACAACTAAATAAtcttatatttagaaatttgtttttcttgttaaaagccttcatttttctaaaacatgTACTTACCACAAGTAttttactctctctctctctctcttttggtCTTTCCTTTTGTCTAAAACTTgcttgaatgaattaaatttcttttgataaacttttttcttcccAAATCAGATTCTAGTGCATAAACTTTTGTATCCAgcattttgtataaaaaaccTACCTAATAATTGGTAGTTTGAAGCAACATGCAGTTTTGACAACTAAATAAtcttatatttagaaatttgtttttcttgttaaatgcCTTCATTTCATGTTTTACCACAAGTAttttactctctctctctctctctcttttggtCTTTCCTTTTGTCTAAAACTTACTTGAAtgaataaatttcttttgataaacTTTTTTCTTCCTAAATCAGATTCTAGTGCACAAACTTTTGTATCCAgcattttgtttaaaaaaccTACCTAATAATTGGTAGTTTGTGAGATGCATTCATTTATTTGCTTTTGGATAAATGCTTCGAAATTCCTCGAAAAAGCCCATtccagtttttttttttttttaatttataaaaaagcaGTTTTCATCATTTCAAAAAAGCAATTCATCTGACGTTTTCCCTATAAATGGATGAATTTCCCCACATTTTGATGATTGAAtgtaagtttttttaattatcgaGAACACTGGAAAAAATTGAcgtattaattatgataatatttatcaatacAAATGCACATGTATTCGAGAAATTGGCATGTACACAACCGTCAATATTTTAGTATGTGATGTTTTGTTAATGAagttcacaaataaataagttgtGTTTtgtatagtaataattttccaacaaattttatattgtgaTACACCTGTAAAAGTCAAATGTCAATAACATGACGagatatgattttttgtaaaatttgtacaaaatgttaaatatatgatgttaAATAGTTCTGCAAAAGCAAACCCTTGAAACAAATCCAacatattgaataaattaggAACAAATTTGCCAAAAGGATTGAATAAATTAGGAACAAATTTGCCAAAAGGTTGGAGTATTGTTCTCGAAAGAGGCATTCTTCTCAATTTGCATCCCTCGTATTTTCGGAGGCTTAAAAAATCCATGTACCTGttcttttcaaattagaaTAGTGAGAATTTGGAcactttataaaaatcaaagcaGACTTTTGGGTTTTGAAGTGTACAAAGGAAAATACAATGGCTTTCAACTTTTTGGATTTTCAAATAAGGGAGAAGTTGACAAAGGGGAAACATATAGGAACATTGGTCACTTTCTCTGTTAGAggaagagggagagagagcaACAACGTGGCTACATAACTTGCCATTTGGTTTTGAATGTTGTTGAAGTACATTGTGTGTTCAGTagagtatttaaattttctacatTAACCTTAGATGTCCACCTCTTGGGGGTACGAGGTTATTTAGGCAAGCACATGTGACAAATCAGTGATGGGCTTTGAGTCCTCGGCCTTAATTAACGAGTATAGATAGATTGCACATGTTTCTCATTCTttgccttttgtttttcttttcaggCTTACATGATGACATGTCATACGATGCGACACAACGCTGTTGAAGATGATCTTGACACAAGAAAAGATGTGTCGAGAAACAACGCTATTGAAGATGATCTCGACACAAGAAAAGACCTTTTCTGTTGAAGATGATCTTGACACAAGTCCAAGGACATTTGAAGCCCTCTGTTGTAGAAACTAGTCTTGCCTATTGTAAATTAGAATACTAATGTAAAGACTATTTTTTTAGCCAAggaaataaaagttttgatcaaagaatttgatatttgttaCTTCAAAATTGGGACATAGTATTAAAAATCGATTCGAAATTGATTGCAACACAAACACCAAACTGGTAATATAATCATCACTTTTCCCTTTGGAAATACATAAGTAaacatcaagaaaagaaaaaaaaaatggacgaCATTTATGGCGTTTTTATTTATGGCTGACTGTTGACGTTATAACTGAGCTTATTGATGGAGTTTCAGACAAATCAATTTCAGATCCATCCAAGTATGATTCCATCGTTTAGACACACTGTTGCCAAACCAAGCTGCCTTCAATTCCTCCACTTCTTGCAAGACTGAATGTTACTCTAAATGGCATTGAGGAATGAGTCTCTTTGATTCTATGATTGAAACTTGGATCTTTATTTGATCTGTAAAATTCAgtgaaaaattgatttatttaaaagggTGCTAGAATACTATACAATACATTTTGTTTCATGTATGggtaaaattctcaatttataatgtaattctTGTGATCATAAATGCAAGTAAACATGTTTCAAGTATAACCAATATCATTATCCCATGTTAAGTAAACATGTACTAAATTAGCCCATCCTAATCAATGCAGGAAACTATCCAAAGTACTGGTAAGTAAATATGctcttaattgaaaataaaacttatgAGATTGTGTTAAGTAGTAATTTGGGTGAATAAAACTGCAAAAAAGTGTATTTAGTGGAGTGGCCTCATACTACCTTTTCTTTAATGGTATGAGTTCTGAAACTTTCAAACGTTAGAGGCTAAATTTGATGAGCCACAAATTCAAGGGATCAAGTCTGTATAAGTGACATAATTGAAGGAtcaaaaatgatatttacgcacataaataatataaacttaaaatatatatgcatgaattataaagaaaggtaatatttttatgactattatgaatatttacttaattttataaattttcagaaatattatggatttttttaaatacttaataactcgttagaaacaaaattataatccaCGAGAAGTATTTcgatttttttagaaataaaaattcataaagcACAAGTCTCCATTTGAGGCATAGCGATTCCTCTTTCGGCAATTGGTGAGTCTGACGCAGTGAAGAAATCCCCAATTCTGCGATGGCGTCCGCTGCGAAATCCCTAATCCAAACCCTCCGTCGTTACATAAAGAAACCCTGGGAAATCACCGGCCCTGTAGCTGATCCAGAATATCGTTCCGCAGTACCGAAGGCTACGGAATACCGCGTCTTCTGCCCCGCCACCGTCCCCGCTAAAGCCATCGTCCCCACTTCCTTACCAGAAACCGTTTACGACATCAAGTACTTCTCTCGCGACCAGCGCCGCAACCGACCCCCAATAAAACGC is a window from the Sesamum indicum cultivar Zhongzhi No. 13 linkage group LG15, S_indicum_v1.0, whole genome shotgun sequence genome containing:
- the LOC105177526 gene encoding uncharacterized protein LOC105177526, which translates into the protein MASAAKSLIQTLRRYIKKPWEITGPVADPEYRSAVPKATEYRVFCPATVPAKAIVPTSLPETVYDIKYFSRDQRRNRPPIKRTVLKKADVEKMMKEKTFDLTDFPRPYLTAKVIEDDNAIGGGYQK